In Penaeus monodon isolate SGIC_2016 chromosome 8, NSTDA_Pmon_1, whole genome shotgun sequence, one DNA window encodes the following:
- the LOC119576167 gene encoding alpha,alpha-trehalose-phosphate synthase [UDP-forming]-like, whose protein sequence is MIVNATSPMVVVANRLPFIVQKNAETGQFERKQCAGGLVTAVAPVVVETNGLWVGWSGQHLEDGEHDIPEANPNDRSPTAGLKSQQVIPVRLPQKQFDDYYNGCCNATFWPLFHSMPDRALFQSDKWEAYRQVNEHFAKLTVEAVIKLAETNPDSVPLVWLHDYHLMMAANSIRDRCDKLGLPIKMAFFLHIPFPSWDIMRLFPWDDELLQGILGCDSVGFHVEDYCLNFIDCCQRRLGCRVDREQMLVEHNGRTVSVHPLPISIPYDRFVSLAEKAPQVVKNNEQEQLLLGVDRLDYTKGLVHRIRAFETLLQKHPEHIEHVTFLQVAVPSRTDVKEYQELKEDLDQLIGRINGRFSTPNWSPIRYIYGCVSQEQLAAFYRDSSVAVVTPLRDGMNLVAKEFVACQVGEPGVLMLSPFAGAGTSMHEALLVNPYETDEFAEVMHRALTMPKDERELRMQQLRHREREHDVNFWLQSFLKSVDCLADNNLTPGRLLPLREEDFSQFLASYVKESSRLALLLDYDGTLAPIAPHPDLARMPEETRRVLERLSHMPDVNVAIISGRSVENVKSMIGIEGITYAGCHGFEILHPDGTMFIHPVPHEYEVQLEQLKKQLEEEVCKYGAWLEQKSSGITFHYREVPKDKQSEIMTNAQKLFQHNNIKLHQSHMAYEARPPVTWDKGRAAIYLLRTLFGLDWCDRVSTIFAGDDRTDEDAMRALQGMAVTFRITTLPNLRTAATYRLPNTDAVLTMLKWVEKRLSSRLPVTNGLRSRKTSMSSIGNNSPPHPPSSPTRRSRSNSQSPSPTEPNKQMMVMTDQVYHQLISRKNSPPRVSVSPVNSNTRSTV, encoded by the exons GCATGACATTCCCGAAGCCAATCCGAATGACCGCTCTCCTACAGCAGGTCTTAAGAGTCAACAG GTGATTCCTGTGAGGCTGCCGCAAAAACAGTTTGATGACTATTACAATGGCTGTTGTAATGCGACCTTTTGGCCTCTCTTCCACTCCATGCCAGACAGGGCACTTTTCCAGTCGGATAAATGGGAG GCTTACAGGCAAGTCAACGAGCATTTTGCAAAGCTGACGGTCGAGGCAGTTATCAAACTGGCGGAGACAAACCCTGACAGCGTACCACTTGTTTGGCTCCACGATTACCACCTGATGATGGCCGCCAACAGCATCCGCGACAGGTGCGACAAGCTGGGCCTGCCCATCAAGATGGCGTTCTTCCTGCACATCCCCTTCCCTTCGTGGGACATCATGCGGCTCTTCCCCTGGGACGACGAGCTCCTGCAGGGGATCCTCGGCTGCGACTCCGTGGGCTTCCACGTGGAGGATTACTGCCTCAACTTCATCGACTGCTGCCAGAGGCGTCTGGGCTGCCGTGTGGACCGCGAGCAGATGCTGGTGGAACACAACGGGCGCACGGTGTCGGTGCACCCTCTGCCTATCAGCATTCCCTACGACAGGTTCGTCAGCCTGGCAGAGAAGGCGCCTCAGGTGGTCAAGAACAATGAGCAGGAACAGCTGTTGCTGGGCGTCGACAGGCTGGACTACACCAAGGGCCTCGTGCACAGAATTCGTGCTTTCGAAACTCTGCTGCAAAAGCACCCAGAGCACATTGAGCACGTCACATTCCTCCAGGTTGCAGTGCCCTCCCGAACGGACGTCAAGGAATACCAGGAACTGAAGGAGGATCTCGACCAGTTGATTGGCAGAATAAACGGACGTTTCTCGACGCCCAACTGGTCGCCGATTCGTTACATCTACGGGTGTGTGTCTCAGGAGCAGCTGGCTGCCTTCTACCGAGACTCCTCAGTGGCTGTGGTGACTCCCCTGAGAGATGGCATGAACCTTGTGGCCAAAGAGTTTGTTGCGTGCCAGGTGGGTGAACCAGGTGTCCTTATGCTATCTCCATTTGCTGGCGCTGGAACTTCAATGCACGAAGCACTATTGGTGAATCCATATGAAACTGATGAATTTGCTGAAGTTATGCACCGTGCCCTCACCATGccaaaggatgagagagagcttCGAATGCAGCAACTTCGTCATCGCGAACGAGAACATGACGTGAACTTCTGGCTTCAGTCCTTCCTCAAATCAGTGGACTGTTTGGCTGATAATAATCTTACACCTGGACGTCTCCTCCCATTGAGGGAAGAAGACTTCAGTCAGTTCTTGGCTTCCTATGTCAAAGAATCCTCACGTTTGGCACTGCTTCTGGATTATGATGGCACCTTGGCACCCATTGCACCCCACCCAGACTTGGCTCGGATGCCAGAGGAGACCCGCCGCGTCCTGGAGCGCCTTTCTCACATGCCCGACGTCAATGTTGCAATCATTTCAGGGAGGTCAGTCGAAAACGTAAAATCAATGATAGGAATCGAGGGCATTACTTACGCTGGTTGCCATGGCTTCGAAATTCTTCATCCAGATGGAACAATGTTTATACACCCAGTTCCTCATGAATACGAAGTACAGTTAGAACAGCTTAAGAAGCAGCTAGAGGAGGAAGTATGCAAATACGGTGCGTGGCTGGAACAAAAGAGTTCAGGCATAACATTCCACTACCGCGAGGTGCCAAAAGACAAACAGTCTGAAATCATGACAAACGCACAAAAGCTGTTCCAGCATAATAATATTAAGCTTCATCAGTCCCACATGGCATATGAAGCACGACCCCCTGTCACCTGGGACAAGGGTCGCGCTGCCATCTACCTTCTGCGCACACTGTTTGGCCTCGATTGGTGTGATCGCGTGTCAACCATCTTTGCGGGAGATGACAGAACAGATGAAGATGCTATGCGGGCACTGCAGGGAATGGCGGTCACATTCAGGATCACAACTTTACCCAATCTACGCACAGCTGCCACCTACCGTCTCCCCAACACAGACGCTGTCCTCACCATGCTCAAATGGGTAGAGAAGAGGCTCAGTTCGCGATTGCCTGTGACAAACGGCCTCCGATCGAGAAAGACGAGCATGTCCAGCATCGGAAACAACTCCCCGCCACACCCACCGTCCTCCCCGACCAGACGCTCGAGATCGAATTCCCAGTCCCCGAGTCCTACCGAGCCCAACAAGCAGATGATGGTCATGACTGATCAGGTCTATCACCAGCTGATTTCCAGGAAAAATTCCCCTCCAAGGGTCAGTGTGTCGCCTGTGAATAGTAATACTCGCTCTACAGTGTGA
- the LOC119576169 gene encoding alpha,alpha-trehalose-phosphate synthase [UDP-forming]-like, giving the protein MVINSTSPMVVVANRLPFTVQKNPVTGQMERKHCAGGLVTAVAPVVVETKGLWVGWSGQHQEDGVVEIPEANPNDQSPTAGLKSWQVKPMMSQKTLFDNYYNGCCNATFWPLFHSMPDRAIFQQDKWEAYREVNEQFAKLTVEAVQSLSESNPETIPLVWLHDYHLMMAANSIRDRCDKLGLPIKMAFFLHIPFPSWDIMRLFPWDDELLQGILGCDSVGFHVEDYCLNFIDCCQRRLGCRVDREQMLVEHNGRTVSVHPLPISIPYDRFVSLAEKAPQVVKNNEQEQLLLGVDRLDYTKGLVHRIRAFETLLQKHPEHIEHVTFLQVAVPSRTDVKEYQELKEDLDQLIGRINGRFSTPNWSPIRYIYGCVSQEQLAAFYRDSSVAVVTPLRDGMNLVAKEFVACQVGEPGVLMLSPFAGAGTSMHEALIVNPYETAEFAEVMHRALTMPKDERELRMQQLRHREREHDVNFWLQSFLKSVDCLADNNLTPGRLLPLREEDFSHFLASYVTESSRLALILDYDGTLAPIAPHPDLARMPEETRRVLERLSHMPDVNVAILSGRSMQNVKSMIGIEGITYAGCHGFEILHPDGTLFMHPIPHEYEVQLEQLKKQLQDEVCKDGAWLEQKVSGITFHYREVPEDKQQAIMSRAHELFLENGVKVYQSPMAYETRPPVTWDNGRAAIYLLRTLFGLDWCDRVSTIFAGDDISDEDAMRALQGMAVTFRVTTSPNLRTAATYRLPNTDAVLTMLKWVEKRLSSRLPIPNGLRSRTTSFSSSNNHSPPHAPSSPRRSRASSSSPPPEPNKQVMVMSDKVYHQLISRKSSPPRSSVSPVSSPSRSTV; this is encoded by the exons ATGGTTATAAATTCAACTTCACCGATGGTCGTGGTGGCCAACAGGCTCCCGTTCACAGTGCAGAAAAACCCAGTGACAGGACAGATGGAGAGGAAGCACTg TGCCGGCGGATTGGTGACGGCCGTTGCCCCCGTTGTTGTGGAGACCAAAGGCTTGTGGGTGGGGTGGTCAGGCCAGCACCAGGAAGATGGCGTTGTGGAGATTCCCGAAGCTAATCCCAATGATCAATCACCTACAGCGGGGCTTAAGAGCTGGCAG GTGAAGCCGATGATGTCGCAGAAAACTCTCTTTGACAATTACTACAATGGCTGCTGTAACGCTACCTTTTGGCCCCTCTTCCACTCCATGCCAGACAGGGCGATCTTCCAGCAAGATAAATGGGAG GCTTATAGGGAAGTCAACGAGCAGTTTGCAAAGCTGACAGTTGAGGCGGTACAGAGCTTATCGGAATCCAATCCTGAGACCATTCCACTTGTTTGGCTCCACGATTACCACCTGATGATGGCCGCCAACAGCATCCGCGACAGATGCGACAAGCTGGGCCTACCCATCAAGATGGCGTTCTTCCTGCACATCCCCTTCCCATCGTGGGACATCATGCGGCTCTTCCCCTGGGACGACGAGCTCCTGCAGGGGATCCTCGGCTGCGACTCCGTGGGCTTCCACGTGGAGGATTACTGCCTCAACTTCATCGACTGCTGCCAGAGGCGTCTGGGCTGCCGCGTGGACCGCGAGCAGATGCTGGTGGAACACAACGGGCGCACGGTGTCGGTGCACCCTCTGCCTATCAGCATTCCCTACGACAGGTTCGTCAGCCTGGCAGAGAAGGCGCCTCAGGTGGTCAAGAACAATGAGCAGGAGCAGCTGTTGCTGGGCGTCGACAGGCTGGACTACACCAAGGGCCTCGTGCACAGAATTCGTGCTTTCGAAACTCTGCTGCAAAAGCACCCAGAGCACATTGAGCACGTCACATTCCTCCAGGTTGCAGTGCCCTCCCGAACGGACGTCAAGGAATACCAGGAACTGAAGGAGGATCTCGACCAGTTGATTGGCAGAATAAACGGACGTTTCTCGACGCCCAACTGGTCGCCGATTCGTTACATCTACGGGTGTGTGTCTCAGGAGCAGCTGGCTGCCTTCTACCGAGACTCCTCAGTGGCTGTGGTGACTCCCCTGAGAGATGGCATGAACCTTGTGGCCAAAGAGTTTGTTGCGTGCCAGGTGGGTGAACCAGGTGTCCTTATGCTATCTCCATTTGCTGGCGCTGGAACTTCAATGCATGAGGCACTGATAGTGAACCCATATGAGACAGCAGAATTTGCTGAAGTTATGCACCGTGCCCTCACCATGccaaaggatgagagagagcttCGAATGCAGCAACTTCGTCATCGCGAACGAGAACATGACGTGAACTTCTGGCTTCAGTCCTTCCTCAAATCAGTGGACTGTTTAGCTGATAATAATCTTACACCTGGACGTCTCCTCCCATTGAGGGAAGAAGACTTCAGCCATTTCCTGGCCTCTTACGTCACAGAGTCCTCGCGATTAGCTCTGATTCTGGATTACGATGGCACCTTGGCTCCCATTGCACCTCATCCGGACTTGGCTCGGATGCCAGAGGAGACTCGCCGCGTCCTGGAGCGCCTTTCTCACATGCCCGACGTTAATGTGGCCATCCTATCAGGACGTTCAATGCAAAACGTAAAATCAATGATAGGGATTGAGGGCATTACTTATGCCGGTTGCCATGGCTTCGAAATTCTTCATCCAGATGGAACTTTGTTCATGCATCCTATACCTCATGAATATGAGGTCCAGTTAGAACAGCTTAAGAAGCAGCTGCAGGATGAAGTATGCAAAGACGGCGCCTGGCTGGAACAAAAAGTATCTGGGATAACATTCCACTACCGGGAGGTACCAGAGGATAAACAGCAAGCTATTATGTCACGAGCACATGAATTGTTCCTAGAAAATGGTGTTAAAGTCTACCAGTCTCCCATGGCATACGAGACGCGACCCCCCGTTACCTGGGACAATGGTCGGGCTGCCATCTACCTTCTGCGCACGCTCTTTGGCCTCGACTGGTGTGACCGTGTTTCTACTATCTTCGCAGGCGATGACATTTCAGACGAGGACGCCATGCGAGCGTTGCAGGGCATGGCGGTCACCTTCAGGGTCACGACCTCCCCCAATCTGCGCACGGCTGCTACCTACCGTCTCCCCAACACAGACGCTGTCCTCACCATGCTCAAATGGGTAGAGAAGAGACTCAGTTCGCGGTTGCCTATACCCAACGGCCTCCGATCGCGAACAACAAGCTTTTCCAGTTCAAACAACCACTCCCCTCCCCATGCCCCTTCTTCCCCGAGGCGGTCCAGGGCTAGTTCCAGCAGTCCGCCCCCAGAGCCAAACAAACAGGTGATGGTCATGTCTGACAAAGTGTACCATCAGCTGATTTCCAGAAAGAGTTCTCCCCCGCGAAGCAGCGTGTCGCCAGTGAGCTCTCCATCTCGCTCTACGGTGTGA
- the LOC119576170 gene encoding lactosylceramide 4-alpha-galactosyltransferase-like isoform X1: protein MTSLTVNDTDGLVPRLQEQYRNLRIVGADVEKIFEGTGLNDLFSSRKWVMNAKWPAVKLSDLIRVALLWRWGGFYTDTDTVCIKDVSPLRNVISFSNNRRNLISNGAFQFQHHHKFLELLMEVQTKSFKNPQQPASWGSLGPEAVSTVAKKMCNVKDLKNLNGSRDDAVECGDLTLLPPKYLLPLDWTQNKRLFAKGSGEYFFSKFNSTFVIHMFSAVSRNKKAHIGENSIYEIAAKTFCPVTFEHATAGSDTF, encoded by the exons ATGACGTCCCTGACAGTCAATGACACGGACGGCCTCGTGCCACGCCTTCAGGAGCAGTACAGGAACCTGAGAATCGTCGGCGCGGATGTCGAGAAGATTTTCGAAGGCACTGGCCTGAATGATCTCTTCTCGTCCAGGAAGTGGGTCATGAATGCCA AATGGCCGGCGGTGAAGCTGAGTGACCTCATACGAGTGGCTCTCTTGTGGCGCTGGGGCGGCTTctacacggacacggacacggtcTGCATCAAGGACGTGTCCCCGCTGCGCAACGTCATAAGTTTTAGCAACAATAGACGGAATTTGATCAGCAACGGAGCTTTTCAGTTCCAGCATCATCACAAGTTCCTCGAGCTTTTGATGGAAGTGCAAACGAAGAGCTTTAAG AACCCTCAACAGCCCGCGTCCTGGGGATCCCTCGGCCCTGAAGCCGTGAGCACCGTCGCCAAGAAGATGTGCAACGTCAAGGACCTCAAGAATTTAAACGGGAGCAGAGACGACGCCGTAGAGTGTGGGGACTTGACTCTGCTGCCGCCGAAGTACCTCCTGCCCCTGGACTGGACGCAGAACAAGAGGCTCTTCGCCAAGGGCTCCGGAGAATACTTCTTTTCG aAATTCAACTCTACCTTCGTGATCCACATGTTCAGCGCCGTCTCCCGCAACAAGAAAGCCCACATCGGCGAGAACAGCATTTACGAAATCGCAGCGAAGACGTTTTGTCCTGTCACTTTCGAGCACGCGACAGCAGGGTCCGATACCTTCTGA
- the LOC119576170 gene encoding lactosylceramide 4-alpha-galactosyltransferase-like isoform X2 — MTSLTVNDTDGLVPRLQEQYRNLRIVGADVEKIFEGTGLNDLFSSRKWVMNAKWPAVKLSDLIRVALLWRWGGFYTDTDTVCIKDVSPLRNVISFSNNRRNLISNGAFQFQHHHKFLELLMEVQTKSFKPASWGSLGPEAVSTVAKKMCNVKDLKNLNGSRDDAVECGDLTLLPPKYLLPLDWTQNKRLFAKGSGEYFFSKFNSTFVIHMFSAVSRNKKAHIGENSIYEIAAKTFCPVTFEHATAGSDTF; from the exons ATGACGTCCCTGACAGTCAATGACACGGACGGCCTCGTGCCACGCCTTCAGGAGCAGTACAGGAACCTGAGAATCGTCGGCGCGGATGTCGAGAAGATTTTCGAAGGCACTGGCCTGAATGATCTCTTCTCGTCCAGGAAGTGGGTCATGAATGCCA AATGGCCGGCGGTGAAGCTGAGTGACCTCATACGAGTGGCTCTCTTGTGGCGCTGGGGCGGCTTctacacggacacggacacggtcTGCATCAAGGACGTGTCCCCGCTGCGCAACGTCATAAGTTTTAGCAACAATAGACGGAATTTGATCAGCAACGGAGCTTTTCAGTTCCAGCATCATCACAAGTTCCTCGAGCTTTTGATGGAAGTGCAAACGAAGAGCTTTAAG CCCGCGTCCTGGGGATCCCTCGGCCCTGAAGCCGTGAGCACCGTCGCCAAGAAGATGTGCAACGTCAAGGACCTCAAGAATTTAAACGGGAGCAGAGACGACGCCGTAGAGTGTGGGGACTTGACTCTGCTGCCGCCGAAGTACCTCCTGCCCCTGGACTGGACGCAGAACAAGAGGCTCTTCGCCAAGGGCTCCGGAGAATACTTCTTTTCG aAATTCAACTCTACCTTCGTGATCCACATGTTCAGCGCCGTCTCCCGCAACAAGAAAGCCCACATCGGCGAGAACAGCATTTACGAAATCGCAGCGAAGACGTTTTGTCCTGTCACTTTCGAGCACGCGACAGCAGGGTCCGATACCTTCTGA